From the genome of Candidatus Binatus sp.:
GGGCGCGCTGTGGGAACCGCGCCTGGTGCTGGTGAATCCGGCGCAACTGGTGCGCGAGGACAAGCGGATCGCGCTCGAAGCAGGCGCGTCGGTTTACGAAGAGACTCCGGTGCTCGAGATCACCTCGCGGCCCAATTTCAGACTCACAACTCCGGGCGGGGCAGTTAACGCCGCCAAGCTCGTGTTCGCGACCAACGCCTACTCGCACCTCTTTCCCGAACTCAAGCGCAAGCAAGTGCCCGCCTTCACCTACATGATCGCAACCGAGCCGCTGAGCGCCAAGCAACTCGAGCCGATCGGATGGAGCGGGTTCGAGGGAATCGAGGACGCGCGCAATCTCATCCACTATTATCGACTGACGCCCGACCAACGGCTGGTGATGGGCGGCGGTCCGGTTGGACTGACCTGGGGCAACGACCTCGAAGGCGATCGCTCCGAGTCCGCGTGGCGCCATCTCGAGGAGCACATCGCCTTCCTCTTCCCGTCGCTGCGCGGCGTTCGGATCACCCATCGATGGGGCGGGCCGTTTTCGATCACGCTCGATCTTACCCCCGCAGTCGGCTATCTGGGCGACCATCGCGCAGTTTACGCGCTCGGCTGTATCGGCCACGGGGTCTCGATGAGTCACCTGAACGCGCAGGTGCTGCGCGACCTGGTGCTGGAGCGCAAGAGCGAACTGCAGTGCCCGTTCGTTAACCGAAGAGTGATTCCGTGGCCGCCCGAACCGATCCGGATGGCGATCGCCGCTGGCCTCAGGGCCTACCTGATAACCGAGGACTGGGCTTACGAGCGGCGCATGGGCGCCTGACCCGCGACGGATCAGCTTGCGATCGCGTCCTTGTACAGCGGCGACGACGCTTTCATGAAGCGCAGCAGCATCCTCATCTCGGCGATGCGCTTGCCGGCCGCTTCATTCAGCGCGCTCTCGAACCACATGAATTCGGTCTTGGGGCTCTGGCCCAGCGCCACGATACTCCCGCTCACGCGGTATGGACGCTCGACCAGGACCGGGCCGTTGATGTTGCGCAGTTCGATCGCGCCGAACAGGCCCACTGCCTGGCCGAGTTTGCCGCGCAGAGTCGCGATCGATTGCGTGTAGAGAAGATGCACCATCGTCGCCGGGGTGGCGATTGCACCACCCCACGGCGAGGGCTTGGTGTACCATTCCAGCGGGTCGGTGATGACTTTCATCCGTTCGGCCGTCGCATCTTTGGTCAGAAATGCGTCGCATTCCTCGAAGCGATCGCCGGCTTTAAGCGGTCCCAGGATACGTAACTGGCCCGCGTCGAATCGATCGAGCGGACGGCGCAGCAATGCGGTTGGATCCTCGGGGCGTCCGACCGACGCGGTGCCTTCGGCTACACGCATGCCGTCATCGCGCTCGATCCAGGCATCGACTTGCGCGTCGGCCGCATCGCGGGGCGGCTCTTTGAGGAACGCGCGGACCGCTTCGCGGTCGGTGGTCGCATTCAGGAAATACATCGAGATAGTGCCGCGTTCAAACCAGCGCTGGCCGAACGCTTTCAGCAGGAGCGGCGGAAACAGTTCCAGGTGGATCGATCCGGCGACGGTGCCACCGCGAAAACCGAGCTTGGTCGCCATCGCGTCATCATGGATGCTGCCCGAAACATTGCGGGCGTTGTTGACGGATCGGCGCAACGGGCCGACGAACACATGGTCGCGCAGCTCGATTTCTGAATTCATGGTGCCATCCTCGAAGCGAATTCAAGCAGGTCCCACGGCGATCGGCAAACTCCTAAAGCCTCGAGTGATAGGGCGTTTCCCGATCCATTTGTCAGAATGCCAGCTTCGGCGCATGCGCTCACCGGCGCCGCCTCGCAAATCTGCGATTCAGCCTGAGCGAGCAAGGCTCATCGCGACTGCGCCCGCTTGATCAGGCGCGACAGGGCGCGCACGCTTTCGAAATTCTCCGGAATCACTTCCTCGTCGCGAATCTCGATGCCGAAGGTCTCCTCGCAAAATGCCACCGTATTGATGACTCCCTGCGAATCGAGCAGGCCGCGTTGGAACAGCGAGTCGCCGGGTTTCAGCTCGCGGATCTTCCGCGCAGTGGGAAGCTGGAGCAGAAATTCGCGGATGGCGCTTTCGATGCTCTTCATCGGCGTCAGCTCTCGCGCAGACTGCGGCGATCGACTTTTCCGTTGCTCATCAGGGGAATGCTCGCGCGAAATTCGATGGTCTCGGGCACCATGTAGGGCGGCAGCTCCGCGGCGCAATGATTGCGCAGCGTTTGCTCGCCGCCGTCCGAACCGACCTTCAGCACCACCACCGCTTTCAGCCGATTGCCGGTCTCCGGCTCGGGGACGGCAATCACCACGGCTGCATGGACGGCAGGATGACGGCAGAGTGCGGATTCGATCTCTGCGGTTTCAACCCTGTAACCGCGTACTTTGATCTGCTCATCGGCGCGGCCGATCAGTTCCAGCGTTCCATTCGCGTGCCGACGCACCAAATCTCCCGTGCGGCACGCGCGCACGCTCTGGCTCGGGCCGAGCCTGACGGTTCGCGTAACCTCCGCGGTCATTTCCGGAAGTCCGTAGTAGCCGAGCATCAGGCCCGGTCCGGTGATCCACAGCTCTCCAATCGCGCCGTCCGCCACCGGCTTTTCGTCCTCGCCCAGCACCAGCAGGCGAGTATCCGCGTCAGTCTTGCCGATCGTGCGCGTGTCAATTTCTTCGGGTGGAAATTTCACTTCGTGCAAGCAGCGAAGCTTCGCTTCGGTGCGGCCGTAGGTGATGACAAAACGAACGCGGGGCAAAAGCCGCATCAGCTCGCCGAGCCGCTGCGCCGGCAAGCGCTCGCCTCCGATCATGATGATTCGAAGCGCGGAGAAGTCGAGCGCGCCGAGATTTCCGCGGCTTAGCAGCATCTGGAAAACGCTCGCCACTGCATAGATGACGGTGATTCTCTGATCGCTCCAGCCTTTCGCGACCGCGGCCGGAAACGGCGCCAGCCGCAGCGCAACCGGATACACGGTCGCGCCCGCGAATACGCCGCTGAAGATCTCGAACGTCGACATAGCGCTGCTGAGAGGCGTGTAGCCGGGGATGCGGTCCTCGTTCGAAAGCCCAAGGGAAGGCACCGTCCACTCCGCCTGCGCGATTAGAGCGCGATGCGAAATCGCCGCGCCCTTGGGCGTCCCGGCGGAACCCGAAGTATACTGCACGAGGGCGAGGGCGGCATCGTCGATGTGAACCGGCGGCGGCTGTGCACTCTCGGCCTCGACTTGGTTCCATGTCTGGGAGGACCATTTCGCGGCGGGGGTTGGGTTGGTCCCATCGCCGGCGTAGAGAACCGCGCGCATCGGCGCGCTGGCACCGAATGCCTGCTGCAGATCGTCGGCGCGGTCCATCGCGGTGACCAGGGCGCGGATTTCGCAATCACGCGCGATGGTCGCCAGGCGCGCCACGGGCGCGGCCGGGTCAACCGGCACGAAGGCTGCCCCAGCCTTGAGAACGCCCCAGATGGAAATGATCGCCTCGAGCGACTTTGGCATCCACAGAGCCACGCGATCTCCGGCGTGGACGCCGTGGCGAATCAACGAGTTCGCAACCCGGTTGGCGCTTGCGTCAAGTTCGGCATAAGTGAGAACCCGATCGTCCATTATCAGCGCTGGCCGCGCGCCGTGACGCGAGGCCGTCGCGGTGAGAAAAGATGGCAGCGGCGGCATCGACCTAGGACTCTTGGGAAATCGGCTGGCGCCGAGTGCCGCTCTCGCTTCGCGCGGGATGAAATCCGCGCAGCCACGATATTGCACGCTCGATGACCGCGAACTGGCCCTCGATGGTATGAATTCGGCCGGCCCGGATCTCAATCTCGAGCCGCCCGCGCGCTTCGCTGTCGAGCTGCGAGAACAGAGCCTGCTCGGCGACGCGGAACTCCGCGCGCAGCCGGTCCTGCTCTCCGTAGAGAAAGAGCGCGCGCGCATGCGAGCACGCCAGCGCTCTGAAGGAAATCTCGAAACTGTCCCGTATCTTTGGGGCACGCGCGCGCCCGACCATTGAGCGCAGGCGCGATGTGGCGCTGCCCGCGCGGCTGTATCCGAGCGGTCCGCCAGGCTTCTCCTCGAGCACCGCTGCGGTGGCAAAGAACATGCCGGAGATCGCGTCGGCCTCATCCTTGAATGAATCGAGCGCGCTCAGCGCGCTGAAGCAGTAGCCGGCCAGCAGAAACTGCTTCTGTCCGTGCGCTTCACGCAGGTGACGAATCGCGGCAACCACGTCCTCACCAAGCGGCTCGTTGCGGTTCGGCAGCGCAACCTCGCCGGCGCTCTCGCCGCGACCTCGCAGGTCGAATCTCAGGGCCGCGAATCCCTCGGCGGCAAGGATTCGGGTGGCGAGTACCGGAAGACGGCGAACCCCCGAACGCGGGCCGCCCGGGAACACGACGCACGCGCTCGCCGGCGACGCGTCAGGCGCCGGTGGCGTGAAGATCCCATGCAGAGCGCCCTTCGGGCCCTTGAATTCAAGCGGCTGCTCGGCGCGTGCGCGGCTCAGCGTGGCGGGAGTTTCACGCCAATTCATCGAGCCAGTCTCCCATCTGTCGTGCGATAACCTCCGGCGTCCACCAGGGGTCGCTTCCGTCTGGCCCGCGATGTAGAACTGCGCGCACGCTTAGACCGCGCCGGACGAGAGTCTCACGCAACTGGTTGTGTTCGCGCGAGAGCCTGGAGTGCTTCTGAAACTGCGCGATCAGAGTCGGGCCGCGCCAGGGTTGGAGAGCGTCCAGCAGGTCCGCCTCCTGGGCGCTCTCCAAGAACTTCCGGTAGAGGTCGAATCCGAGCACGGAGATTTTGCCCTCGCGCCTAATACGCTCACTCATCTGATCGACGGTCAGCGACGGCCGATCGCCTTGCGACATTTCGAAATACATAACGTGGCGCATCGACTTGCGGAAGTAATCGCGCGCGCTCAGCACGGGCTCCCAGAGCGCAAGCCCGGTGGAGTCAGTAATCCTGCGGATCGCATTGGCGGCAACCAGCGCTCCGAACCGAACGCCGACCCACACGATTTGCGACGCGCCGGATCGGCTGCGCGCGTAGATAGCGGCGTTCACCGCGTCATCGATCAAGTCCTCGAACGTTACGTCCTCCAAGTCGCCTGCCGAATCGCCATGCGCCCGCGGATGATACAGGAAGGCGGAGTAGCCGTTTGCCGCGATGATCCGCGCCGCGATCGCCTCGGCTCTCCCCTCGCAATGATTCTCGGAGAAGCTGTTACAGAAGAGCACAATCGGCGCGCCCGGCCGCTCGGCGCGATACATCACTGCGTACAGCGGGCGGCCGTCGGATTCGAAATACCGGCGCTCCTCGGTCCACTGCTGCTTCCCGGTGGGGTGACGCGACAACATCGTCGGCGAAGACTAACACTCAGGCAAGCTGTTGATCCATTCACCTGCCATAGGGCTTGCCTCCGCGTCCAAGTGGTGCGATCGGATAGTCAGCAGGAGGTCCAGCTTATGCCGGTCGGCGTAGTCAAAACTCCAGAAGACGAGATCGCGTGGGAACGCGCGAAGGCCCGCGCGCGCGAGGAATATCCCAACGCGCGCGGCAGGCAGTTCTACAGTATAGTGATGGCCATCTACAAGAAGATGACCCACTACACGCCTGCTTCGCGACGCCGTACGGAAATCCCCAGGTAATGGGGCAGGGGAACGGACAGTACATGTACGAAACGGAGTACAAATCCAAGTTGAGGACGCCAGCGGCGGCGGTGGAATTGATCCCGGCGCGAGGCACCCTCTCGATGGGCATGGCGTTCAGCGAACCGCCCGCCTTGTTAGCAGCGCTCGAGAATCGAGTGAAGAGCCGCAAGATCGAGGAGCTTCGCGTTTACTATTCGCACTCGGTCGCAGCCGCCGCCTTCACGATTCTCAAGTACGAATACATGGACGTCATCAAGCCGCATCCATTCTTCCCTACGATTGTCGAACGAACGCTCTTCGAGCGGGGCCAACGGGACAATCGGCGCGTGGTCTTCTACATGCCGGGCAATTTCAGTGCGATGCCGCGGGTATTGCGCGAAATAGGAATCGACGCATTCATTATGATGGTCGCGCCGATGGACAAAGGCGGATTCTTCAGTTGCGGCACCAACGCCGACTACACGATCCCGACCGCACGAATCGCAAAGCATCTGATCGTCGAAGTCAATCCCAGGATGCCGCGGGTGTTCGGCGATTCGTCGGTGCACATATCGGAAGTCGCGGCGATTGTCGAAAATGAAAGTCCGCTGTTCTCGCTGCCTTCCCGGCCGCCGACGCCATTGGACAATGTGATCAGCAAGAGCATCGTGGAGATGATCCCGGACCGCGCGACACTCCAGGTAGGAATCGGTGGAGTACCCAGCGCTGTATGCGCCGCCCTGCACGGCCGCAAGGATTTGGGCATACACAGTGAACTCATGATGCCGCCGCTGGCGGCGCTGATTCAGTCGGGTACCGTCACCAACAGGTACAAGAACCTCAATCGATACAAGAACGTGTACACCCTGGCGGTCGGCGACCAGCCTTTCTACGAATTTCTCAACGACAATTCGAGCATGGAGGCCCGCCCGGTTGACTATGTGAACGACCCGAACGTCATCGGGCAGAACGATCGCGTAATCTCGATCAACGCGTTTCTTGAGCTCGGCCTTGACGGCGAGGTCAATTCCGAAGCGATCATGGGCAAGCAGTTCAGCGCTCCCGGCGGCCAGTTGGATTTCGTGCGCGGCGCTCAGCTATCCAAGGGCGGCAAATCGATTCTCACCGCGTACTCGACCGCGGCCAAAGGCGTCGTCTCGCGCATCGTCCCAAAGATCGAAGGACCCACCACCGATCCAAGAACCGATACTCAGTATGTCGCTATCGAGTATGGAGTGGCTTGCCTCACCGGCAAATCGACAACGGAAAGAGCCGAGGCGTTGATCGCAATCGCTCATCCAAAATTTCGCGCGCAACTTCGTCTCGGCGCGCGGCAATTGGGTTACTTGTGAAGTACTCCGGGCTTCTTTTGATGCAGCGGGAGATTGCGCGCGGATAACGAGACCGCCAGGACTCGTTTCGAGGCGCAGTATCAGGCCAAGCAGCCCCAAGCGGTCGAGTCGCTTACTGCCAACCGGGGAACGCTTAGCCGGGCTCTTTGACTTTCCCGCCGAGCACCGCAAGCACCTGCGCATTACCAACGTGCGTGCAACGGCCATCAAGATGAAAGTGCCTTTGGTTATCGGAGGAACCAAATGATGCAAATCGCGGGCAAAGTCTGACATCTAATCTGCTAAAACTCGTCTAAAACCCGAAGCGTCGGCGTCGAGCAGCGCTGGAACACCAGCGTTACGAGCCAAAAAGAGTCGGTGACCATGAAAGCATTCGTAATGAAATCGCTCGATACAGTTGGCTTCGTGGACAAGCCGATTCCCAAGCCCGGCCCTAACGACGCCGTGATTAAAACGACCAAGGCGCTGGTATGCACTTCGGACTCGCACACCGCGCACGGAGCCATCGGACCCCGGGAAAATCTGACCCTGGGGCACGAGGCCGTGGGACTCGTCCATGCCGTGGGTTCCGAAGTCAAGTTGTTCAAGCCGGGTGACCACGTGGTTGTGGGCGCTATCACCCCGGATTGGGGAGAACTCGCCTCACAAGCCGGTCACTCGTCGCAGTCGGGGAGTGCGCTCGGCGGCTGGAAGTTTGCCAACGTGAAAGATGGCGTGTTTGCCGAGTATTTCCACGTCAATGAAGCCGACGCAAATATGGCGATGATTCCGCAGGATGTAGCTGAAGAGAGCGCCGTATATTGCTCCGATATGATGTCAACCGGATTTATGGCGGCCGAGAACGGTGAAATACCAATCGGGGGAACGGTCGCGGTGTTCGCGCTCGGCCCGATTGGGCTGATGGCGGTTGCAGGCGCGAAGCTGCGTGGCGCGGGGCTCGTGATCGGCGTTGATTCGGTGCCCAAGCGCCAGGAATTGGCGCGATCTTATGGTGCTGACGTGATCGTCGATTTCACAAAAC
Proteins encoded in this window:
- a CDS encoding FAD-binding oxidoreductase → MTTMSLPDSPLSLWLDTYGPYTPEPPLKGEIDADVAIVGGGFTGLATARELRRADPSLKVAVLEAKTAGYGASGRNGSFAMTVVGLGLGVTAMVHGKQFLKEAHAYMEQAVDHLDRLILDEKLECSRIRPGFLRVATAPGYVRRLQHDVELMKSLGFSGIEWIGRDEVRGRVNSQRYLGALWEPRLVLVNPAQLVREDKRIALEAGASVYEETPVLEITSRPNFRLTTPGGAVNAAKLVFATNAYSHLFPELKRKQVPAFTYMIATEPLSAKQLEPIGWSGFEGIEDARNLIHYYRLTPDQRLVMGGGPVGLTWGNDLEGDRSESAWRHLEEHIAFLFPSLRGVRITHRWGGPFSITLDLTPAVGYLGDHRAVYALGCIGHGVSMSHLNAQVLRDLVLERKSELQCPFVNRRVIPWPPEPIRMAIAAGLRAYLITEDWAYERRMGA
- a CDS encoding acyl carrier protein, whose product is MKSIESAIREFLLQLPTARKIRELKPGDSLFQRGLLDSQGVINTVAFCEETFGIEIRDEEVIPENFESVRALSRLIKRAQSR
- a CDS encoding amino acid adenylation domain-containing protein — protein: MPPLPSFLTATASRHGARPALIMDDRVLTYAELDASANRVANSLIRHGVHAGDRVALWMPKSLEAIISIWGVLKAGAAFVPVDPAAPVARLATIARDCEIRALVTAMDRADDLQQAFGASAPMRAVLYAGDGTNPTPAAKWSSQTWNQVEAESAQPPPVHIDDAALALVQYTSGSAGTPKGAAISHRALIAQAEWTVPSLGLSNEDRIPGYTPLSSAMSTFEIFSGVFAGATVYPVALRLAPFPAAVAKGWSDQRITVIYAVASVFQMLLSRGNLGALDFSALRIIMIGGERLPAQRLGELMRLLPRVRFVITYGRTEAKLRCLHEVKFPPEEIDTRTIGKTDADTRLLVLGEDEKPVADGAIGELWITGPGLMLGYYGLPEMTAEVTRTVRLGPSQSVRACRTGDLVRRHANGTLELIGRADEQIKVRGYRVETAEIESALCRHPAVHAAVVIAVPEPETGNRLKAVVVLKVGSDGGEQTLRNHCAAELPPYMVPETIEFRASIPLMSNGKVDRRSLRES
- a CDS encoding alpha/beta hydrolase, with the translated sequence MNWRETPATLSRARAEQPLEFKGPKGALHGIFTPPAPDASPASACVVFPGGPRSGVRRLPVLATRILAAEGFAALRFDLRGRGESAGEVALPNRNEPLGEDVVAAIRHLREAHGQKQFLLAGYCFSALSALDSFKDEADAISGMFFATAAVLEEKPGGPLGYSRAGSATSRLRSMVGRARAPKIRDSFEISFRALACSHARALFLYGEQDRLRAEFRVAEQALFSQLDSEARGRLEIEIRAGRIHTIEGQFAVIERAISWLRGFHPARSESGTRRQPISQES
- a CDS encoding serine aminopeptidase domain-containing protein, with amino-acid sequence MLSRHPTGKQQWTEERRYFESDGRPLYAVMYRAERPGAPIVLFCNSFSENHCEGRAEAIAARIIAANGYSAFLYHPRAHGDSAGDLEDVTFEDLIDDAVNAAIYARSRSGASQIVWVGVRFGALVAANAIRRITDSTGLALWEPVLSARDYFRKSMRHVMYFEMSQGDRPSLTVDQMSERIRREGKISVLGFDLYRKFLESAQEADLLDALQPWRGPTLIAQFQKHSRLSREHNQLRETLVRRGLSVRAVLHRGPDGSDPWWTPEVIARQMGDWLDELA
- a CDS encoding acetyl-CoA hydrolase/transferase family protein codes for the protein MGQGNGQYMYETEYKSKLRTPAAAVELIPARGTLSMGMAFSEPPALLAALENRVKSRKIEELRVYYSHSVAAAAFTILKYEYMDVIKPHPFFPTIVERTLFERGQRDNRRVVFYMPGNFSAMPRVLREIGIDAFIMMVAPMDKGGFFSCGTNADYTIPTARIAKHLIVEVNPRMPRVFGDSSVHISEVAAIVENESPLFSLPSRPPTPLDNVISKSIVEMIPDRATLQVGIGGVPSAVCAALHGRKDLGIHSELMMPPLAALIQSGTVTNRYKNLNRYKNVYTLAVGDQPFYEFLNDNSSMEARPVDYVNDPNVIGQNDRVISINAFLELGLDGEVNSEAIMGKQFSAPGGQLDFVRGAQLSKGGKSILTAYSTAAKGVVSRIVPKIEGPTTDPRTDTQYVAIEYGVACLTGKSTTERAEALIAIAHPKFRAQLRLGARQLGYL
- a CDS encoding NAD(P)-dependent alcohol dehydrogenase, whose protein sequence is MKAFVMKSLDTVGFVDKPIPKPGPNDAVIKTTKALVCTSDSHTAHGAIGPRENLTLGHEAVGLVHAVGSEVKLFKPGDHVVVGAITPDWGELASQAGHSSQSGSALGGWKFANVKDGVFAEYFHVNEADANMAMIPQDVAEESAVYCSDMMSTGFMAAENGEIPIGGTVAVFALGPIGLMAVAGAKLRGAGLVIGVDSVPKRQELARSYGADVIVDFTKQDAVARIMELTGGQGVDCAIEALGAELSFQNAVRVTKPGGTISNAGYHGKGDFVGIPRLAWGVGMAEKTVRTGLCPGGRLRMERLLRILQSRRVDPTRLTTHTFAFDQLERAFQVMDKKLDGVIKPLITF